In the genome of Vicia villosa cultivar HV-30 ecotype Madison, WI linkage group LG7, Vvil1.0, whole genome shotgun sequence, one region contains:
- the LOC131618935 gene encoding uncharacterized protein LOC131618935, with protein MAKQKRFPNPLKSTPQTTRATHSQAPQAPQVHTSPQVSQAPQASQAPQLPPQSHASSLVPSQVHLTHQVLPRVHTSPQVPLQAHASSQVPTQVHLTSQSLPQAPTSSHSLPQAQNSTHSLFQTHHSEPSPIQSPTNSSPLNGTTPSESLEIPQQSQTSRQYVGRESVEYWTVESIDSQGATKKIKLKYWQVNDLPIGERVIVHFDDRYEAYGEAQGLLAGYCGTLATNSNLFPINFERWSGKLGMPKSYLDNCFETDLKPRFQFNTNEAMAKRYCKLSISKKWAAHRQILWTRFYDPSQSRDEIISNVPERCRKNRENRSKQVIPHTGGSKPLSRKRHEMEQIEVGLTQSNVDESEISPNDVVGRVFGPEHSGRVRSMGMGAAPTNTFRNNGVRLSNLSNSSTSASTSSSNFWHEKYMNLESQVQNNMAAFKAYIMMKEGKIPDQVADILGLSNLKISLILVKSYSCIENMVDEVKYMAADMSKNCSIDIVPSDVASEPNSPLIARGSCGGSNI; from the exons ATGGCGAAGCAAAAGCGTTTCCCAAATCCATTAAAGTCAACACCGCAAACTACACGTGCAACACATTCTCAAGCACCACAAGCACCTCAGGTTCATACTTCACCTCAAGTTTCCCAAGCACCTCAAGCATCCCAAGCTCCTCAACTTCCACCTCAATCTCATGCTTCATCTCTAGTTCCATCCCAAGTTCATCTTACACATCAAGTTCTGCCTAGAGTTCATACTTCACCTCAAGTTCCACTTCAAGCTCATGCTTCATCTCAAGTTCCAACCCAAGTTCATCTTACATCTCAATCTCTACCTCAAGCACCAACTTCATCCCATTCATTACCTCAAGCTCAAAATTCAACTCATTCTTTATTTCAAACACATCATAGTGAACCATCTCCAATACAAAGTCCAACTAACTCATCACCATTGAATGGTACAACACCATCGGAGTCTCTAGAAATTCCACAACAATCTCAAACATCTAGGCAATATGTTGGGCGTGAATCTGTGGAATATTGGACTGTTGAATCAATAG ATTCACAAGGAGCTACTAAGAAGATAAAACTTAAGTATTGGCAAGTCAATGATTTACCTATCGGGGAACGTGTAATTGTACACTTTGATGACCGATATGAGGCATATGGTGAAGCACAAGGTTTGCTTGCAGGATATTGTGGAACATTAGCAACTAATTCCAATTTATTTCCAATTAATTTTGAAAGGTGGTCTGGAAAATTAGGCATGCCAAAATCTTATTTAGATAATTGCTTTGAAACTGATTTGAAG CCTCGATTTCAGTTTAACACTAATGAAGCCATGGCAAAGAGATATTGCAAACTTAGCATTTCAAAGAAGTGGGCTGCACATAGACAAATTTTGTGGACTAGATTTTACGATCCATCTCAATCCCGAGATGAAATCATAAGTAATGTTCCA GAGCGTTGTCGCAAAAATAGAGAAAATCGTAGCAAGCAAGTGATTCCTCATACCGGTGGTTCTAAACCTCTTTCGAGAAAAAGACATGAGATG GAACAAATTGAAGTGGGTTTGACACAGAGCAATGTTGATGAATCTGAAATATCTCCTAATGATGTTGTCGGTAGAGTCTTTGGGCCCGAGCATTCTGGAAGAGTTAGAAGCATGGGTATGGGAGCAGCTCCTACCAATACATTTAGAAATAATGGAGTTAGACTTTCAAATTTAAGTAATTCTTCAACAAGTGCTTCTACATCATCATCTAATTTTTGGCATGAGAAGTACATGAACTTGGAATCTCAAGTTCAAAATAATATGGCAGCATTTAAAGCATATATTATGATGAAAGAAGGAAAGATTCCTGATCAAGTGGCTGACATTTTGGGTTTATCAAAT CTTAAGATATCTCTAATTCTAGTAAAATCTTATAGTTGTATTGAAAATATGGTTGATGAGGTTAAGTATATGGCAGCTGATATGTCAAAGAATTGTAGTATTGATATTGTA CCAAGTGACGTTGCAAGTGAGCCTAATTCGCCGTTGATTGCAAGAGGATCTTGTGGTGGTAGCAACATTTGA